The Stenotrophomonas sp. BIO128-Bstrain region TGCTCACCTATGAAGTGCTCACCGCGTTCTTCCTGGAAGCCAGCTTCCTGGGCGTGATGATGTTCGGCTGGGGCAAGGTCTCGCCGCGGCTGCATTTCTTCTCCACCTGCATGGTGGCGCTGGGCACGCTGGTCTCCACGTTCTGGATCCTGTCCTCCAACAGTTGGCTGCAGACGCCGGCCGGCTACGACATCATCGACGGCATCGTGCACCCGCAGAACTGGTGGCACGTGGTGTTCAATCCGTCCTTCCCCTACCGCCTGGCGCACATGGCGCTGGGCTCGTTCATCACCACGTGCTTCGTGATCGGCGGCGTGGGGGCGTGGTACCTGCGCAGGGACGTGCACCGCGAAGCCGGCCGCAAGATGCTGCTGGCCGCGGTGGGCTTCGCCGCGCTGACGGTGCCGGTACAGATCTTCGTCGGCGACATGCATGGCCTGAACACGTTGAAGCACCAGCCGATGAAGATCGCGGCGGTGGAAGCGCACTGGCATTCCGAAGGCGAGGGCAAGGGCGTGCCGCTGGTGGTGTTCGCCGTGCCCAACGAGAAGGCCGAGCGCAATGACTACGAGATCGCGATTCCGCGCCTGGGCAGCCTGATCCTCACCCATTCGCTGGACGGCACCTTCGATCCGCTGACCTCGGTGCCTGCCAGCGATCGGCCGCCGGTGGTGCCGGTGTTCTTCGCGTTCCGGGTGATGGTCGGGCTGGGCACGCTGATGCTGCTGCTGGCCTGGGTCTCGGCGTTCCAGTGGTGGCGCGGCAAACTGTTGCAGTCGCGCTGGTTGATCCGCGGCTGGAACTGGATGCTGCCCAGCGGCTTCATCGCGCTGATTTCCGGCTGGTTCGTGACCGAGATGGGCCGGCAACCGTGGGTGGTCTATGGCGTGCTGCGCACGGCCGATGCAGTCGGCCCGCAGAGTGCGTGGATGACGGCGTTGTCGCTCGGTGTGTACATCGTGGGCTATGCGTTCGTGTTCGGCTGGGGCATCTGGTACCTGGTGAAGATCATCCGCACCGGTCCCAAGCCGCATGAGCCGGCACCGAAGCTGGATGCCGGCAGCCACACCCCGGCGCGGCCGCTGTCCGGTGCCGATGAACCGCTGGAGGAGCGCTGAGATGGAGATGACCACCTGGTTGCCCGTGGCATGGTTCGCGGTGATCGGCTTCGGCGTGCTGATGTACGTGGTGCTGGATGGCTTCGTGCTCGGCATCGGCATCCTGGCGCCGATGGCCGAGGATGAAGAACAGCTCGACATCATGATGAATACCGCCGCGCCGATCTGGGACGGCAACGAAACCTGG contains the following coding sequences:
- a CDS encoding cytochrome ubiquinol oxidase subunit I, with translation MDALLLSRIQFGFVISFHVLFPAFTIGTASWLAFVESRWLRTGNPVWRELYFFWQKIFAVSFGMGVVSGIVMAFQFGTNWPRLSEVAGTVIGPLLTYEVLTAFFLEASFLGVMMFGWGKVSPRLHFFSTCMVALGTLVSTFWILSSNSWLQTPAGYDIIDGIVHPQNWWHVVFNPSFPYRLAHMALGSFITTCFVIGGVGAWYLRRDVHREAGRKMLLAAVGFAALTVPVQIFVGDMHGLNTLKHQPMKIAAVEAHWHSEGEGKGVPLVVFAVPNEKAERNDYEIAIPRLGSLILTHSLDGTFDPLTSVPASDRPPVVPVFFAFRVMVGLGTLMLLLAWVSAFQWWRGKLLQSRWLIRGWNWMLPSGFIALISGWFVTEMGRQPWVVYGVLRTADAVGPQSAWMTALSLGVYIVGYAFVFGWGIWYLVKIIRTGPKPHEPAPKLDAGSHTPARPLSGADEPLEER